CACATTCATTGCTCACGCAGGTGCATCAGCACTTTTCCATAACTttactgcaacaacaactgcacattatgttaatttatttccaAGCggaaattaaagttaaatttatatttaaacttaatgctTCATTGATTCTAGGGTGTGTAATCTCATTAAAGTCGGTGTTAGCTAGAACACAAACCATTTGATGCATTGGTTGGCGGCCAAATAATGTTAAGCTTGGACACATGtccaaatttaacattttccTAACATGTGTGTcgaaatttaaagtttaaattgaatagTTAGCAACTTTTACGCTAGGTGGCGCTGCTTATAGTTCAACTCCATGTTGTTAACACTGTTTTGTAAAAGTAACCTGTTGGTAGctatgtttgctttatttttataaataataaattatttatttacacaaactgaatttatatatttaaaaaataataataaacgctCTCACTTGtaagcaaaaatatcaaaattgaaagtgattatattaattactataaattattttgtaagctaAACTATTTAAAGACGTTTAAGCCATATTTTGGCGGTATGGCAAGcatagtaatatatatttagctgtACGGCAAGCTCACTATCGTCACTTCGATATACCGCAATATCGCCGACCAATAAACGATGATTCAAACAATAAGGCATCACTATATAGACACCAAAAAGTGCAAGGTcgattgcaatttgcaaataaaaaaatattgaatgcaattgaatggctaagtttattaaaataatcgacgctcgctctcttttggcggacaacaaaaacaacaatagtgCGCGCACTCAGGACGCTATAGACAAACTCGATGAACAATTGAAAGAGACAAGCGCGAAGTTGGCCAATGTAAGACGCTGCATCAGGTCAGCGCCAAATGAAAGTGTACGCAATTATTATTTGGAAAAATCTTATTCTATGGTAAGGGAGCAGTGTACGCTACAAAGAATACGCAATGATTATAGAAATCGTTTGATAAGTGCGCTGGACATGagcgcagcagccgccaaCAAGGTAagaagtttgtttttaaaattttcaaggCCAAGGCCAAACTTTGCTAACGCGCCCACGCACTTTTGCAGCCAGAGGGTAGAAAAAACGTTAAGCTGTTTGATCTGTTTAATGATGAGCCCAAAGTGGTAAGTAAACATAATAATTAGAGGTATGAAAAGCttaataagcattttattttatagactGTGCAGAAAATTAATCAAAGTCATACTGTAGTAACTACAACTGTAAGTAatactaatttaatataaggCAGCAtactaattgaaaaattatagacaataaaaaaaaaggatgaGCAGCCAAAAGCAGAAAAGAAGCGCCAACCAGATGCTAAACCCAAAAACTTAACTATTACTAATAATGTGGAGTTACTGGCGCATTTGAAAGCTTTGCGGGAGTATGCAATGTATATGGAGAACTTTGAAGCGATTGTTGCGCTGCATAAGCTGGAAaagatatttataaatgcagcaaatgatAATGAGTTTCAATATGAAAAAACGCAAGTTAAGTTAAAGTAAAAAGTCTACAAATGCTGATTTGAAgttgtaaatatgtataatatgcACATTGtaaatacttattattatttaagaacaaaatttatgtaatttcaATCTagtcaatttaatattattgtctaaaaactttaataaaatgtaatgttTGACCTTAAACTTTTGTCAATacttgttgcttaattttgcGGTAGCgcttttttaataaagcagCAGGTCTCAGACCTTTACAGAAGCTtccaatttttaataataaaactttgcaacgtttaaaatttaacaaagcaaatttgttctgcttttttctctttgttttgattgttaaGCGCAATGCGCAActgaaatttcaattcaaatgcacGCTGCTCACcaaaatagcaacaagcacacacacacatgcatacaaagtATAAACAGTCGCCCACTCACAAGCGCAACTGATCAGATGTTGAGCGCCACAAaacgcgctctcactctccatgcgctctctctttcaaagcaaacaagttttttttatcatgCTCAGCAAACCTGATTTTCCACACGTTTGTGAGAGAGCCAGCGCGAAAacgagagcgcgagagcgagtcTTTCTACTTAGCACgatattttagttttacatTATTATCGCTGCGTTTCACATGTTCCGTGCGGAGCGTTTAGCGTTCGCTGAAGGTTACTGTGCCTAAAAaactgctgcaaatttataaaaaatacaattgtaCACAAGTAAGTGAACAAAAACTCAACAACAAAGAATAACAAccatttgtttaacaataaaGTTCATTTCAATCGTTTCTTTTTTCACATTAGGCATTGCCATATCAGCGAGCGAACGGCGCATgat
The DNA window shown above is from Drosophila busckii strain San Diego stock center, stock number 13000-0081.31 chromosome 3L, ASM1175060v1, whole genome shotgun sequence and carries:
- the LOC108598743 gene encoding uncharacterized protein LOC108598743 — encoded protein: MVREQCTLQRIRNDYRNRLISALDMSAAAANKPEGRKNVKLFDLFNDEPKVTVQKINQSHTVVTTTTIKKKDEQPKAEKKRQPDAKPKNLTITNNVELLAHLKALREYAMYMENFEAIVALHKLEKIFINAANDNEFQYEKTQVKLK